A genomic region of Phragmites australis chromosome 2, lpPhrAust1.1, whole genome shotgun sequence contains the following coding sequences:
- the LOC133909571 gene encoding cysteine-rich receptor-like protein kinase 44 isoform X2, producing the protein MKVHGRPGCHPAPVPVAPLRPDRRSGCLRRPFAAAIDDDHDENTWDCSSCLRCERSDRGSGGGGIPNLLDQTSTTGRISKYVRAYVHGCETVPAAAGINKYERSSFLSSPGLPVDVHTIREATCNPRNKLGGGAFGSVYKMELPDGRCMAVKKVKTRKPRRGRLVDDAGEGGARLQLENEGNVLVRVQHPNLVKFVECCKDGDDCFVITEFVPNGSLDKYFHGEDRDREELPWPPRYKIIQGTCNGLLYLHQQGILHRDLKMENILLDSDMNPKITDFGISKVIDQRRTHITMDFAIGTKGYMAPEYAVRQYSPTSDVYSFGVLLLEIVTGRTSYHTAGGDPTALDFLREVWRDFSDGCHGKSGFADGVRNITQRQLLTEPGLDIEQVGRCVRVGFLCGQDNRRHRPGMKRVNQMIAGDCGDVELPPPGQSWMVEASRVGGEASWLLNPY; encoded by the exons ATGAAG GTTCATGGCCGCCCAGGCTGTCATCCTGCTCCTGTTCCCGTCGCTCCTCTCCGCCCAGACAGACGCTCCGGATGCCTCCGCCGCCCGTTTGCCGCCGCCATCGACGATGACCACGACGAAAACAC CTGGGATTGTAGTAGTTGCTTGCGTTGCGAGCGCTCTGAtcgtggcagcggcggcggcggtatACCTAACCTGCTGGATCAGACGTCGACGACGGGTCGAATCTCAAAGTACGTACGTGCGTACGTGCATGGGTGTGAAACGGTGCCAGCGGCGGCAGGAATTAATAAGTATGAACGATCGTCTTTTTTATCATCACCAGGGTTGCCAGTTGATGTACATACTATCAGAGAGGCGACATGCAACCCGAGGAACAAGTTGGGCGGTGGGGCATTTGGATCAGTCTATAAG ATGGAGCTCCCTGATGGAAGATGCATGGCCGTTAAGAAGGTCAAGACGCGAAAGCCTAGGCGAGGGCGACTGGTGGACGACGCCGGCGAGGGCGGGGCCCGGCTGCAGCTGGAGAACGAGGGCAACGTGCTCGTCCGCGTGCAACACCCCAACCTCGTCAAGTTCGTGGAATGCTGCAAGGACGGCGACGACTGCTTCGTCATCACCGAGTTCGTGCCTAACGGAAGCCTCGACAAGTACTTCCATGGTGAAGATAGAGACCGTGAAGAGCTACCATGGCCGCCACGTTACAAGATAATACAAGGGACATGCAACGGCTTGCTCTACCTCCATCAGCAGGGGATCCTGCACCGGGATCTCAAGATGGAGAACATCTTGCTGGACAGCGACATGAACCCCAAGATTACGGACTTCGGCATCTCCAAGGTCATCGATCAGCGCAGGACTCATATAACCATGGATTTCGCAATAGGAACCAA GGGGTACATGGCACCTGAGTATGCAGTCAGGCAGTACTCGCCAACATCCGACGTATACAGCTTCGGTGTTCTTCTCCTAGAGATCGTCACCGGCCGGACAAGCTACCACACCGCCGGCGGCGACCCCACCGCTCTCGACTTCCTCCGCGAG GTCTGGCGGGACTTCTCCGACGGGTGCCACGGAAAGAGCGGCTTCGCCGACGGAGTACGCAACATAACCCAGCGGCAGCTCTTGACGGAACCGGGCCTTGACATCGAGCAGGTGGGCAGGTGCGTGCGCGTCGGGTTCCTGTGCGGCCAGGACAACCGGCGCCACCGGCCGGGCATGAAGCGGGTGAACCAGATGATCGCCGGCGACTGCGGCGACGTCGAGCTCCCGCCGCCTGGACAGTCCTGGATGG TGGAAGCTAGTCGTGTGGGTGGCGAAGCTTCATGGCTCCTGAATCCGTACTAG
- the LOC133909571 gene encoding cysteine-rich receptor-like protein kinase 10 isoform X3: MAAQAVILLLFPSLLSAQTDAPDASAARLPPPSTMTTTKTPGIVVVACVASALIVAAAAAVYLTCWIRRRRRVESQRLPVDVHTIREATCNPRNKLGGGAFGSVYKMELPDGRCMAVKKVKTRKPRRGRLVDDAGEGGARLQLENEGNVLVRVQHPNLVKFVECCKDGDDCFVITEFVPNGSLDKYFHGEDRDREELPWPPRYKIIQGTCNGLLYLHQQGILHRDLKMENILLDSDMNPKITDFGISKVIDQRRTHITMDFAIGTKGYMAPEYAVRQYSPTSDVYSFGVLLLEIVTGRTSYHTAGGDPTALDFLREVWRDFSDGCHGKSGFADGVRNITQRQLLTEPGLDIEQVGRCVRVGFLCGQDNRRHRPGMKRVNQMIAGDCGDVELPPPGQSWMGTLRTPSVIRICHVVSHRHQPRCT, translated from the exons ATGGCCGCCCAGGCTGTCATCCTGCTCCTGTTCCCGTCGCTCCTCTCCGCCCAGACAGACGCTCCGGATGCCTCCGCCGCCCGTTTGCCGCCGCCATCGACGATGACCACGACGAAAACAC CTGGGATTGTAGTAGTTGCTTGCGTTGCGAGCGCTCTGAtcgtggcagcggcggcggcggtatACCTAACCTGCTGGATCAGACGTCGACGACGGGTCGAATCTCAAA GGTTGCCAGTTGATGTACATACTATCAGAGAGGCGACATGCAACCCGAGGAACAAGTTGGGCGGTGGGGCATTTGGATCAGTCTATAAG ATGGAGCTCCCTGATGGAAGATGCATGGCCGTTAAGAAGGTCAAGACGCGAAAGCCTAGGCGAGGGCGACTGGTGGACGACGCCGGCGAGGGCGGGGCCCGGCTGCAGCTGGAGAACGAGGGCAACGTGCTCGTCCGCGTGCAACACCCCAACCTCGTCAAGTTCGTGGAATGCTGCAAGGACGGCGACGACTGCTTCGTCATCACCGAGTTCGTGCCTAACGGAAGCCTCGACAAGTACTTCCATGGTGAAGATAGAGACCGTGAAGAGCTACCATGGCCGCCACGTTACAAGATAATACAAGGGACATGCAACGGCTTGCTCTACCTCCATCAGCAGGGGATCCTGCACCGGGATCTCAAGATGGAGAACATCTTGCTGGACAGCGACATGAACCCCAAGATTACGGACTTCGGCATCTCCAAGGTCATCGATCAGCGCAGGACTCATATAACCATGGATTTCGCAATAGGAACCAA GGGGTACATGGCACCTGAGTATGCAGTCAGGCAGTACTCGCCAACATCCGACGTATACAGCTTCGGTGTTCTTCTCCTAGAGATCGTCACCGGCCGGACAAGCTACCACACCGCCGGCGGCGACCCCACCGCTCTCGACTTCCTCCGCGAG GTCTGGCGGGACTTCTCCGACGGGTGCCACGGAAAGAGCGGCTTCGCCGACGGAGTACGCAACATAACCCAGCGGCAGCTCTTGACGGAACCGGGCCTTGACATCGAGCAGGTGGGCAGGTGCGTGCGCGTCGGGTTCCTGTGCGGCCAGGACAACCGGCGCCACCGGCCGGGCATGAAGCGGGTGAACCAGATGATCGCCGGCGACTGCGGCGACGTCGAGCTCCCGCCGCCTGGACAGTCCTGGATGGGTACGCTACGCACTCCATCTGTTATCCGAATCTGTCACGTGGTATCTCATCGTCACCAGCCGCGATGTACGTAA
- the LOC133909571 gene encoding cysteine-rich receptor-like protein kinase 44 isoform X1, with the protein MKVHGRPGCHPAPVPVAPLRPDRRSGCLRRPFAAAIDDDHDENTWDCSSCLRCERSDRGSGGGGIPNLLDQTSTTGRISKYVRAYVHGCETVPAAAGINKYERSSFLSSPGLPVDVHTIREATCNPRNKLGGGAFGSVYKMELPDGRCMAVKKVKTRKPRRGRLVDDAGEGGARLQLENEGNVLVRVQHPNLVKFVECCKDGDDCFVITEFVPNGSLDKYFHGEDRDREELPWPPRYKIIQGTCNGLLYLHQQGILHRDLKMENILLDSDMNPKITDFGISKVIDQRRTHITMDFAIGTKGYMAPEYAVRQYSPTSDVYSFGVLLLEIVTGRTSYHTAGGDPTALDFLREVWRDFSDGCHGKSGFADGVRNITQRQLLTEPGLDIEQVGRCVRVGFLCGQDNRRHRPGMKRVNQMIAGDCGDVELPPPGQSWMGTLRTPSVIRICHVVSHRHQPRCT; encoded by the exons ATGAAG GTTCATGGCCGCCCAGGCTGTCATCCTGCTCCTGTTCCCGTCGCTCCTCTCCGCCCAGACAGACGCTCCGGATGCCTCCGCCGCCCGTTTGCCGCCGCCATCGACGATGACCACGACGAAAACAC CTGGGATTGTAGTAGTTGCTTGCGTTGCGAGCGCTCTGAtcgtggcagcggcggcggcggtatACCTAACCTGCTGGATCAGACGTCGACGACGGGTCGAATCTCAAAGTACGTACGTGCGTACGTGCATGGGTGTGAAACGGTGCCAGCGGCGGCAGGAATTAATAAGTATGAACGATCGTCTTTTTTATCATCACCAGGGTTGCCAGTTGATGTACATACTATCAGAGAGGCGACATGCAACCCGAGGAACAAGTTGGGCGGTGGGGCATTTGGATCAGTCTATAAG ATGGAGCTCCCTGATGGAAGATGCATGGCCGTTAAGAAGGTCAAGACGCGAAAGCCTAGGCGAGGGCGACTGGTGGACGACGCCGGCGAGGGCGGGGCCCGGCTGCAGCTGGAGAACGAGGGCAACGTGCTCGTCCGCGTGCAACACCCCAACCTCGTCAAGTTCGTGGAATGCTGCAAGGACGGCGACGACTGCTTCGTCATCACCGAGTTCGTGCCTAACGGAAGCCTCGACAAGTACTTCCATGGTGAAGATAGAGACCGTGAAGAGCTACCATGGCCGCCACGTTACAAGATAATACAAGGGACATGCAACGGCTTGCTCTACCTCCATCAGCAGGGGATCCTGCACCGGGATCTCAAGATGGAGAACATCTTGCTGGACAGCGACATGAACCCCAAGATTACGGACTTCGGCATCTCCAAGGTCATCGATCAGCGCAGGACTCATATAACCATGGATTTCGCAATAGGAACCAA GGGGTACATGGCACCTGAGTATGCAGTCAGGCAGTACTCGCCAACATCCGACGTATACAGCTTCGGTGTTCTTCTCCTAGAGATCGTCACCGGCCGGACAAGCTACCACACCGCCGGCGGCGACCCCACCGCTCTCGACTTCCTCCGCGAG GTCTGGCGGGACTTCTCCGACGGGTGCCACGGAAAGAGCGGCTTCGCCGACGGAGTACGCAACATAACCCAGCGGCAGCTCTTGACGGAACCGGGCCTTGACATCGAGCAGGTGGGCAGGTGCGTGCGCGTCGGGTTCCTGTGCGGCCAGGACAACCGGCGCCACCGGCCGGGCATGAAGCGGGTGAACCAGATGATCGCCGGCGACTGCGGCGACGTCGAGCTCCCGCCGCCTGGACAGTCCTGGATGGGTACGCTACGCACTCCATCTGTTATCCGAATCTGTCACGTGGTATCTCATCGTCACCAGCCGCGATGTACGTAA